One Gigantopelta aegis isolate Gae_Host chromosome 1, Gae_host_genome, whole genome shotgun sequence genomic region harbors:
- the LOC121375775 gene encoding prenylated Rab acceptor protein 1-like isoform X2 encodes MENVNLEGNIDVPPQPSPQNLTKRIMSISLSNASAREWFMKTRQSVQPWSEFVNTSKFKIPKTLSPIPKRLVKNIEHFQGNYLFVFLGLVVFCILTSPLLLVAIAACLGACYILSLKNQSQKITILGREVSLTQQYMGVATLSFPLFWLAGAGSVVFWIIGASFFVVIVHASMYLTAEEAEEIELIDMEEVQIV; translated from the exons ATGGAAAACGTTAATTTGGAAGGCAATATTGACGTCCCTCCGCAACCTAGTCCGCAGAATTTAACAAAAAG AATTATGTCAATTTCATTGTCAAATGCGTCTGCTCGGGAGTGGTTCATGAAAACCCGACAAAGTGTGCAGCCATGGTCCGAGTTTGTCAACACCAGCAAGTTCAAGATTCCCAAAACACTGTCGCCCATTCCCAAGAGGCTTGTGAAAAACATTGAGCACTTCCAAGGAAACTATCTTTTTGTCTTCCTCGGTTTAGTCGTATTTTGCAT ATTGACCTCACCATTGCTATTGGTTGCAATTGCTGCTTGTCTGGGAGCGTGTTATATCCTGAGCCTGAAAAACCAGTCACAgaaaattacaattttag GTCGTGAGGTGAGCCTCACCCAACAGTACATGGGCGTGGCCACTCTGTCTTTCCCCCTGTTCTGGTTAGCCGGTGCTGGGTCAGTGGTATTCTGGATAATTG GTGCTTCGTTCTTTGTGGTGATCGTTCACGCGTCCATGTATCTGACAGCAGAGGAGGCGGAGGAGATAGAACTCATCGACATGGAGGAGGTGCAGATTGTTTGA
- the LOC121375775 gene encoding prenylated Rab acceptor protein 1-like isoform X3: protein MIASLKRIMSISLSNASAREWFMKTRQSVQPWSEFVNTSKFKIPKTLSPIPKRLVKNIEHFQGNYLFVFLGLVVFCILTSPLLLVAIAACLGACYILSLKNQSQKITILGREVSLTQQYMGVATLSFPLFWLAGAGSVVFWIIGASFFVVIVHASMYLTAEEAEEIELIDMEEIAVGE from the exons ATGATAGCTTCCCTTAAAAG AATTATGTCAATTTCATTGTCAAATGCGTCTGCTCGGGAGTGGTTCATGAAAACCCGACAAAGTGTGCAGCCATGGTCCGAGTTTGTCAACACCAGCAAGTTCAAGATTCCCAAAACACTGTCGCCCATTCCCAAGAGGCTTGTGAAAAACATTGAGCACTTCCAAGGAAACTATCTTTTTGTCTTCCTCGGTTTAGTCGTATTTTGCAT ATTGACCTCACCATTGCTATTGGTTGCAATTGCTGCTTGTCTGGGAGCGTGTTATATCCTGAGCCTGAAAAACCAGTCACAgaaaattacaattttag GTCGTGAGGTGAGCCTCACCCAACAGTACATGGGCGTGGCCACTCTGTCTTTCCCCCTGTTCTGGTTAGCCGGTGCTGGGTCAGTGGTATTCTGGATAATTG GTGCTTCGTTCTTTGTGGTGATCGTTCACGCGTCCATGTATCTGACAGCAGAGGAGGCGGAGGAGATAGAACTCATCGACATGGAGGAG
- the LOC121375775 gene encoding prenylated Rab acceptor protein 1-like isoform X1, producing the protein MENVNLEGNIDVPPQPSPQNLTKRIMSISLSNASAREWFMKTRQSVQPWSEFVNTSKFKIPKTLSPIPKRLVKNIEHFQGNYLFVFLGLVVFCILTSPLLLVAIAACLGACYILSLKNQSQKITILGREVSLTQQYMGVATLSFPLFWLAGAGSVVFWIIGASFFVVIVHASMYLTAEEAEEIELIDMEEIAVGE; encoded by the exons ATGGAAAACGTTAATTTGGAAGGCAATATTGACGTCCCTCCGCAACCTAGTCCGCAGAATTTAACAAAAAG AATTATGTCAATTTCATTGTCAAATGCGTCTGCTCGGGAGTGGTTCATGAAAACCCGACAAAGTGTGCAGCCATGGTCCGAGTTTGTCAACACCAGCAAGTTCAAGATTCCCAAAACACTGTCGCCCATTCCCAAGAGGCTTGTGAAAAACATTGAGCACTTCCAAGGAAACTATCTTTTTGTCTTCCTCGGTTTAGTCGTATTTTGCAT ATTGACCTCACCATTGCTATTGGTTGCAATTGCTGCTTGTCTGGGAGCGTGTTATATCCTGAGCCTGAAAAACCAGTCACAgaaaattacaattttag GTCGTGAGGTGAGCCTCACCCAACAGTACATGGGCGTGGCCACTCTGTCTTTCCCCCTGTTCTGGTTAGCCGGTGCTGGGTCAGTGGTATTCTGGATAATTG GTGCTTCGTTCTTTGTGGTGATCGTTCACGCGTCCATGTATCTGACAGCAGAGGAGGCGGAGGAGATAGAACTCATCGACATGGAGGAG